atatttgatttttttaataaaatataaataaaaagtaattaataattgaattttaataaataattttataaaaaataaaaaaaaaaggtaattaACATTTGATTTATACTATTTACTTTCATAATATAGTTGAATAATTTCTAGCTTAtcatcaattattttaatctcttttatattctatttcattttattttaatcattatttcttattacatgaataatttttttaaatttctttcaaaattattattttattttgaaattttgaaaatattttttttttaaattacaaaaagaGATTGGAAAGAAATCTCATCCttcaaaaagtaataaaaaaatgaatgttGAGGAAAGTTATGACAAATAGAAAATGGAGGGATAAAACCATAAagtatcaaaaatttaaaaaaaaagaaaaattttaaaaaatgatacaattaattgtaaattattatatacatttatcataaaaaaattaaatattttagaaaacaATTATTACTAACTTCTTGATATCCTTTTCATGtcaatatttcttttatcaattatgtaaaaaatcattattttatattgttttgatatttattaaattagatttatataaagtatatttaatttttactaaatatttcacatattaattatttctttttttatattattgagTTACTATTTGATTATTGagacaaatttttaacaatatattataacaGTTATCAATAATTAATACAAGTATGGTATGTTGTAACTAAAgttattacatatatttattaaagattttaacaattcatttctttttgtataatatttactcaaaaataaagtaatattattttatattattacacAATTCATCAAATGGtttctttttattagtaaagacctattaaatttatcgataaaaaaaagtacaaaaaaagtatatacaTGAGTATCTTAATATTGGTTTTTTGATAAGTCAATAAGAAggttcattattttttaaatattaatgtaatGAATCTATTAAacataacaattttataatgtattTTGTACCCGTAAAAATCTTCacatagttttttttttcacactCTTCTTAACATAATATTCTTTGATCTTTTAAGTAGAAATGGATTATATATCATGGGATTAATTTATCATCGTAATAGTATATAAAGAGTTATATAAGTtcattatttcatttaaaattatctatttcatttaatttgaaattttttttgtaatagatttacattttatctttatcgttacatttataattaatttttttttttaattaataattttattttataattttagttttaaaaatggcACCAACTCCATAATTTCCAAGTTCTAGTGGAGATGTAGATGTAGAAAATTTTGACAGTATGTTACCTTTTGAATTATTATAGTATTTTAATGTAAGTTTACTACGAATGTTTTTTAGTATATACATCTATTTTTAGATTTCTGAAGATAATACTGAATATGCTCTTATCGAAGGTATCGGACATTCTGGAGTTTGTACAAATGTTGTTACTAATGCTTTTGAAATATCTAGAAATAGTGCTAAAACATGgatttattaatttgatGTTGGAATTataatttcaattaaaaagaaaatgataaagtaAAAAGATATGAACTTAATAAAACACAATTTGATGGTATTAAAATGAAAGAGTAAGTTTTgagaaatataatattatgattattattttatagttattattttcaaacattaaaaataatgatggtCAAACTTTTTCCAATGATCTAATACATCTTGTAAGATCAACTTCAAATTTCAGAATATTCTATAATATCTCACTTTCATCgcatattttttacaactGATGATAAACTTAAAAGAATAGTTGAATCAAAAAAAGGATTATGGAATGTTGTTGTTCCTGATGAATATATTCCTTTTGTTCAAAGTCTTTCATCTAAATCACTTGAAGATCTTCAAAAAGTTGAGTTGGAATTCAAGTTTACCAATGAATTTGATGCTTCtgattgtttatttaaagacTCTGTTAATGATAAACAAGGAAtgcaattttttaatttattagttgatatcaaaaaaaatttaaattatgagGAATGGGCTAATTATAACAATGGTAAAAGCTATCTTATCAGTCCagaaaaatatgaatttaaAGAATGTGATATTCCGCCACTTCCTGATGCAAAATATCTTGGAATGGGAAGTTTTAGTAGTGTTAGACAAGCtggtaatataaaaaatgatagtgCTGGTCTTATTTATGTTGTTGATTCTATAAAAACTGCATTCCATGTACCACAATTATTGATTGAAAAATTTGATGAAATGATAACAAGACCTGGAACAGGTtcaagaattaaaaaaatgaaattttatggaactgtttatgaaaaaattttaaaggaTTAGTTTGTCATTGTATTCATTTAAGtagaaaagaaataattattcatGATATTGATGATTATGGAGCTGATActaaacaaattattattaataatgaaaaaatgacaattcaagaatattatttaaaaaaatataatattacattgaaatttttatcacatcctcttataatacaaaaaattaaacaaaatgaAGATGGTAAAAAGACAAAGagtttaaattattatccaATGAAACTTTTAGAAGTTGCAGATTATCAAAAAGTTAAACAAAAATCTCAAACACCAGATCAAATAAGATGTTTAATAAAAGCATGTTCTACAAATCTTTCTACTAGATGTTTTGACATACAACAGATGATAccaaatttaaaattcaaacaaaaaagtgtaaataattttttaaagtttgtaaataaataatatactaaTAATACTAATACACAATGTCTTCTTTgtaaataatgtaaataaaacaatttttgaatatattattataattttgttttacataataaaattaaaagtttaaaacgttttttaaatattaatttttttttgttgttgtttATAACTGTTAAAGTATATTAATTATCATAACTTCCTAGAATTGCCTTATCACTAACACATTTATTTCCATTTTTAAAGAAAGGAGGACAACAAACGACCTGTTCATTacaatcttttaatttttcctGAATCTGTTGACaattactattttttgtacaaaattttttaagcaTCTCCCATTTTGGGCATTGAGGATCTTCTGGGCATGTGTCTGTATTACAACTAGAAAATTCCTGACTTCTTCCATGGCACTCAGAACTTTTACATATTCTGGTACGTGAACGTATACCACATGCTCCACAACTTCTACTACATTCACTCCAATCTCCCCAATCACTCCAAATATTAAATCCACTGACAGTTGTTGGTTTAATAGTTGTAATTTGTTGAACaatattactaatattttttgattttttcattgtatatttataacttaTTCTAAAACCAATATCACTACCAATTTGagatctaaaaataatagctATTTGATTACCCTCTgaaataaaactatttttaggTTTTTCATTACAACAAAATCTTGCTCCGGTATTCCTTTGATCTtcttgtaattttatttcaacatAATCCATACAGGTACTTGTACATAGAAATGCAAAATCATCCACAAACATAATTTCAATTCTTTTACCACGTGGTGCTGAGATAATCCAACTACACATTTGATCCTCAATATAACCACCATCTTCATAATTTGGACTTTGTATATATTTCCAGTATGATGTTGATACTAAAATACCACCACACTCAGCATTAATTGATTTTTCATTTTGATCACATAATTTAGAACCATAACCATGAGGACATATACAAGTATTACAAGTTGATGGATGAGTATATCCAccatttttacattttaattcatttcCATTACACCTATCTGATCTTGAAGAGaagttataataaatgattattaaaatattaattaccTTTACAATAAgctttattaataatttctaaatCATAAAATGACAATTTTTCTCTTTGTCCAATTGTCATTTGATAAAGAGGATTTTTAGTTATAAGTGTTCTTGTAACACCATCTATAGAAAAAGCAGTAGGTCCATAATGCATAACACTACCTAAATCATATGGTATACCAAGTGTATCAATATCCTCATCTGTCCTAACCTCAAAATCAGCCAAATATGATGgtaaaatataatctttGGCAAAATCAATATAATTAACGGCATCTGGTCTTGATTGTTGATGCCAAAGACCTAAAGCATGTCCAATTTCATGTTCAATCACACCAATTCTTTCACAACCATCACCAATTGATATTCCTTGTCTACCACCAAATTTACCTATCATTGAATAACATCCCTGtcctttaaaaaattcaatataATCATCATCTTCAGGttgttgaatatttttaaatgttatacaTGAATTATCCTCCCAATATTGGATTCCTTCAATAATCTGtgatatagtaaaaaatgtCAATGATTCATGAAATCGATATTTTATTGGCATTTCTTTCCATATTGCATCTTTATCATTAGTTAAACTTCTAacttttctattatttaaattatctaatAATTGTTTAGCCTGCcttgttgataaaaaaatatcaccttcaaaaagaaattttgaCAATTCCGGTTTAGTTTTTGGTTGGGCAGCTGAAATGACAATAGATTTTTTATTGTCACTTATAgcctttaaaaaaaaagaattataaaataaaaatataagataaaaaaaaaaaattacatctttactaaaaattcgattaccataaatttttttatgcaTCAAAACAtgaattttttctaaaatttcaGACATCTGACTAATATTACTACTATCAGTACTAAAATGTTCCTTTAATTCTTTAAGAATATCAGAGGTTCTTGAATATGAAATTGTAACCTCACCAGTACTATCATTATCCTTCTCCACAATTCCTTTTATAAatccaaaaataaaaaataacaaaataataaaagttttcccttcaaaaataatgaaagagaacataatttatgatataaattaaacataaaaatatccttctttaacattaattgatcaaaagttattatatatatccatatataaaactaatttaattatagtttttctccatgatttttaattaatcacCTAAggtaatttaataaaatatcttttcttttaatttgttaaacaatattatcttattatattgaatatatctttttaatataaaaaaagatattttaaagtgATTAGTATTAATCaagatttataatttataattaatatcattataaagtgtttattagaaataaatatatttactaatttattagaaaatattaatgataaatcctatgatatgttaaaaaggaagtacatttttaattgctTGTAAtggtctttttttttaacttttaatttctttcttgtatataattgtatacattaaattataaattttaatgatatacaCTTTTTTATTGTATGAAAGTAACTGTAAAAACAAAAAGtatgtttataaaagtaaaaatttttttttttataaaaaaatttgattcatataatgtatttagtatatatattttgaatggTTAGATATTTATTcgtattaaattttttttaagcaagtagattattttttttttcattatatctttaaaaatttcatttttgttAGTTTCATCCCAAGGTATGGCGTAATATTTttgacataaaaaaaaatatttcaaaaattcagttaaaaataaaattcatctctcaacattttttaatgagCTTGTTCTCTATGGAAACTATAACTATGAGATTGCTCTCTAAAATCTGTGGGTACACCATCACGATTTAAACGTCTTCCAGAGTTTCCTTTTACGCTACGACTATACTCTTCAAATCCACCAGGAATTTGTTCAACACGATGTTCATAATCATTTACATTTCCTTTACCATTATTAAGTGGTACAAGGAGTGAATCACGGAATTCATTTTCAAGTCTAGACATTTCTTCATCATGTTTTCTACCATATGAATAATTTCCACTTTGATTTCTTTGATCATTCCAATCAG
This Strongyloides ratti genome assembly S_ratti_ED321, chromosome : 2 DNA region includes the following protein-coding sequences:
- a CDS encoding Astacin-like metalloendopeptidase, which translates into the protein MFSFIIFEGKTFIILLFFIFGFIKGIVEKDNDSTGEVTISYSRTSDILKELKEHFSTDSSNISQMSEILEKIHVLMHKKIYGNRIFSKDAISDNKKSIVISAAQPKTKPELSKFLFEGDIFLSTRQAKQLLDNLNNRKVRSLTNDKDAIWKEMPIKYRFHESLTFFTISQIIEGIQYWEDNSCITFKNIQQPEDDDYIEFFKGQGCYSMIGKFGGRQGISIGDGCERIGVIEHEIGHALGLWHQQSRPDAVNYIDFAKDYILPSYLADFEVRTDEDIDTLGIPYDLGSVMHYGPTAFSIDGVTRTLITKNPLYQMTIGQREKLSFYDLEIINKAYCKDRCNGNELKCKNGGYTHPSTCNTCICPHGYGSKLCDQNEKSINAECGGILVSTSYWKYIQSPNYEDGGYIEDQMCSWIISAPRGKRIEIMFVDDFAFLCTSTCMDYVEIKLQEDQRNTGARFCCNEKPKNSFISEGNQIAIIFRSQIGSDIGFRISYKYTMKKSKNISNIVQQITTIKPTTVSGFNIWSDWGDWSECSRSCGACGIRSRTRICKSSECHGRSQEFSSCNTDTCPEDPQCPKWEMLKKFCTKNSNCQQIQEKLKDCNEQVVCCPPFFKNGNKCVSDKAILGSYDN
- a CDS encoding Transmembrane protein 134, with product MMGHSRNLSQGQHLIGTEHHEEEEEILNDTLNITNLHTESSRVYCPDNHLPSSPHIHNYTTLSDCGSYYQPTNGVSPKTAQTFCCCCRDPYLKTNIKVVVLSIVLTIVGLIIGVFGFIAIFCLSHIDLQAWLFVIVGILFFIPGCYHCVYILCVLSGRPGYKFENLPTFKRPLPLYFNISEDNTEYALIEGIGHSGVCTNVVTNAFEISRNNQLQISEYSIISHFHRIFFTTDDKLKRIVESKKGLWNVVVPDEYIPFVQSLSSKSLEDLQKVELEFKFTNEFDASDCLFKDSVNDKQGMQFFNLLVDIKKNLNYEEWANYNNGKSYLISPEKYEFKECDIPPLPDAKYLGMGSFSSVRQAGNIKNDSAGLIYVVDSIKTAFHVPQLLIEKFDEMITRPGTGLVCHCIHLSRKEIIIHDIDDYGADTKQIIINNEKMTIQEYYLKKYNITLKFLSHPLIIQKIKQNEDGKKTKSLNYYPMKLLEVADYQKVKQKSQTPDQIRCLIKACSTNLSTRCFDIQQMIPNLKFKQKSVNNFLKFVNK